One stretch of Malus domestica chromosome 14, GDT2T_hap1 DNA includes these proteins:
- the LOC103455073 gene encoding elongation factor Tu, chloroplastic-like, producing the protein MAISTLAATAATSASSKLTYPYASPASPSPTTPSFSIRPSSKLTHLSSSFLNPSTILHLTPSTATPHHHHRRRNFTVKAARGKFERKKPHVNIGTIGHVDHGKTTLTAALTMALASIGNSVSKKYDEIDAAPEERARGITINTATVEYETENRHYAHVDCPGHADYVKNMITGAAQMDGAILVVSGADGPMPQTKEHILLAKQVGVPNMVVFLNKQDQVDDEELLQLVELEVRELLSSYEFPGDDVPIISGSALLALEALMANPTISRGENQWVDKIYELMDAVDDYIPIPQRQTELPFLMAIEDVFSITGRGTVATGRVERGKVKVGDTVDIVGLKDTRNTTVTGVEMFQKILDDAMAGDNVGLLLRGIQKIDIQRGMVLAKPGTITPHTKFEAIVYVLKKEEGGRHSPFFSGYRPQFYMRTTDVTGKVTSIMNDKDEESKMVMPGDRVKIVVELIVPVACEQGMRFAIREGGKTVGAGVIQSIIE; encoded by the coding sequence ATGGCAATCTCCACACTAGCAGCTACAGCTGCAACCTCAGCTTCCTCAAAGCTCACTTATCCATATGCCTCCCCAGCCTCCCCTTCCCCCACAACCCCTTCTTTCTCCATTAGACCTTCTTCCAAGCTAACCCacctctcctcctccttcctaAACCCCTccaccatcctccacctcacacCCTCCACCGCCaccccccaccaccaccaccgacGCCGCAACTTCACAGTCAAAGCCGCCAGAGGCAAGTTCGAGCGCAAAAAGCCCCATGTCAACATCGGCACAATCGGCCACGTCGATCACGGCAAAACCACCCTCACCGCCGCGCTCACCATGGCCTTGGCCTCCATCGGCAACAGCGTCTCCAAGAAGTACGACGAAATCGACGCCGCCCCGGAAGAGCGCGCCCGTGGAATCACCATCAACACCGCCACCGTCGAGTACGAGACCGAGAACCGCCACTACGCCCACGTCGACTGCCCCGGCCACGCCGATTACGTCAAGAACATGATTACCGGCGCCGCCCAGATGGACGGTGCCATTCTCGTCGTCTCCGGCGCCGACGGCCCAATGCCGCAGACCAAAGAACACATCTTGCTGGCGAAGCAGGTGGGTGTGCCCAACATGGTGGTGTTCTTGAACAAGCAGGACCAGGTGGACGACGAGGAGCTCCTGCAGCTCGTCGAATTGGAGGTGAGAGAGCTGCTTTCTTCCTATGAATTTCCTGGTGATGATGTGCCTATTATTTCTGGATCTGCATTGCTTGCACTAGAAGCTCTAATGGCGAATCCCACCATTTCGCGAGGCGAAAATCAATGGGTTGATAAGATTTATGAACTTATGGACGCTGTTGATGATTACATTCCGATTCCTCAGCGGCAGACTGAGCTGCCGTTTCTGATGGCAATCGAAGACGTGTTTTCGATCACTGGCCGTGGCACTGTCGCCACTGGCCGTGTCGAGAGGGGGAAGGTTAAGGTCGGAGACACCGTCGACATTGTTGGCTTGAAGGACACCAGGAACACAACTGTCACCGGTGTCGAAATGTTTCAGAAAATTCTTGATGATGCCATGGCTGGTGACAATGTGGGGTTGTTGCTTAGGGGTATTCAGAAGATTGACATCCAGAGAGGGATGGTTTTGGCCAAACCCGGGACTATTACCCCGCATACCAAATTCGAGGCCATTGTgtatgtgttgaagaaggaagagggggGGAGGCATTCGCCGTTCTTTTCGGGTTACAGGCCTCAGTTTTACATGAGGACCACTGATGTCACCGGGAAGGTGACTTCGATTATGAACGACAAGGATGAGGAGTCGAAGATGGTGATGCCTGGCGATCGCGTTAAGATTGTTGTCGAGCTGATTGTTCCGGTGGCGTGTGAGCAGGGGATGAGGTTTGCTATCAGAGAAGGAGGGAAGACTGTTGGAGCTGGCGTTATTCAATCCATTATCGAGTGA
- the LOC103455074 gene encoding protein DEHYDRATION-INDUCED 19 homolog 5-like — MDVDLWASRVHAAKSLSAAHAARLHYDNHMGLEDSEGDDDTKSCFPCPFCYVDIEVPVLCSHLEEEHCFDFKNAVCPLCAANLGKDVIGHFMVHHGSSFKHRRKSQKSGLWTGSSAMLGKALLKHGRTYAQETAPDPLLSPFICNISFSDPTGIPEDVCSDIDSPITSGMKSTDPSPPDEACEKDKEERRQRAAFVQGLIASTIFLDI; from the exons ATGGACGTTGACTTGTGGGCTTCCAGGGTTCACGCAGCTAAGAGCCTCTCTGCTGCTCATGCTGCAAGGCTTCACTATG ATAATCATATGGGTTTGGAAGATTCTGAAGGAGATGACGACACAAAATCGTGTTTTCCATGCCCTTTCTGTTATGTGGATATTGAAGTCCCAGTGCTTTGCAGCCACTTGGAGGAAGAACACTGCTTTGACTTTAAAAATGCA GTTTGTCCTTTGTGCGCTGCGAATCTGGGGAAAGATGTAATTGGACATTTTATGGTGCACCATGGAAGCTCCTTCAAG CACAGGAGAAAATCTCAAAAATCCGGTTTGTGGACTGGTAGTTCAGCAATGCTGGGGAAGGCACTGCTTAAACATGGAAGGACATATGCACAGGAAACTGCACCTGATCCTCTCCTCTCACCATTTATCTGCAATATATCATTTTCAGACCCTACAGGTATCCCCGAAGATGTTTGTTCAGATATTGATTCCCCTATCACTTCCGGCATGAAAAG CACCGATCCATCTCCCCCAGATGAAGCTTGTGAAAAGGATAAAGAAGAGAGAAGGCAGAGGGCGGCATTCGTGCAAGGGCTGATTGCATCAACCATATTCTTGGACATATGA